In a single window of the Desulfuromonadaceae bacterium genome:
- the mraZ gene encoding division/cell wall cluster transcriptional repressor MraZ: MNFSGEFNNSIDPKGRVSIPAKFRDVLKDVYGDEQLVVAKNSEGGLTAYPASQWHKDVENLRNNVSGGAARATLRLVVASAVECTFDKQGRIQIPPSLRSYAALEKEIVILGVFDKIEIYSHIQHSVVMNSARQVLRENPDFLDEHGF, from the coding sequence ATGAACTTCAGCGGAGAATTCAATAATTCGATCGACCCCAAGGGGCGGGTGAGTATCCCGGCGAAGTTCCGCGACGTATTGAAGGATGTCTATGGAGACGAACAGTTGGTCGTTGCCAAGAATTCCGAAGGGGGGCTGACCGCCTACCCGGCGTCCCAATGGCACAAAGATGTCGAAAACTTAAGGAACAATGTCTCCGGTGGCGCGGCACGGGCAACTTTGCGACTGGTTGTTGCCTCTGCGGTTGAATGCACATTTGACAAACAGGGGCGGATCCAGATCCCGCCCTCGTTGCGTTCCTATGCGGCACTTGAAAAAGAAATTGTCATCCTCGGGGTGTTTGACAAAATTGAAATCTACAGCCACATCCAGCACTCGGTGGTCATGAACTCCGCACGGCAAGTATTGCGTGAAAACCCGGATTTTCTTGACGAGCATGGTTTTTAG
- the rsmH gene encoding 16S rRNA (cytosine(1402)-N(4))-methyltransferase RsmH — protein MSATFRHVAVLQQEVINWLQPRPGGIYLDATLGGGGHARLILEQSSPDGRLLGLDRDPAALAAAAAELEPFGERVTTVHGNFAQVQELAAQHGFDQFDGILLDLGVSSHQLDTVARGFSFQGDAPLDMRMDTSGGRTAADLVAELSAQELTRIFFEYGEERWARRISRRIVETRTEHPLNTTRALAALVAEVVPKSADTMRINPATRVFQALRIEVNGELDALREGLAAVVPLLHSGGRLAVISFHSLEDRIVKHFMRNQALSCECPPRLPVCSCTRQATLKILTRKGVRAAAVEVANNPRSRSAMLRVAAKI, from the coding sequence ATGAGTGCGACATTCAGACACGTCGCAGTTTTGCAGCAAGAGGTTATTAACTGGCTCCAGCCCCGTCCCGGAGGGATTTATCTTGACGCGACACTGGGGGGAGGCGGACATGCCCGGTTGATTCTGGAGCAGAGTTCCCCTGATGGACGCCTGCTTGGACTTGATCGGGATCCGGCGGCATTAGCTGCTGCCGCTGCCGAACTTGAGCCCTTTGGCGAGCGCGTGACGACGGTGCATGGTAATTTCGCTCAGGTGCAGGAGCTGGCAGCACAACATGGTTTTGATCAGTTTGACGGCATTTTGCTCGATTTGGGGGTATCTTCGCATCAACTCGACACCGTGGCCAGAGGGTTCTCGTTTCAGGGTGATGCACCGCTTGATATGCGCATGGACACGAGCGGAGGAAGAACCGCAGCAGATCTTGTCGCTGAACTGTCAGCGCAGGAATTGACCAGAATCTTTTTCGAATACGGTGAAGAGCGCTGGGCGCGAAGGATTTCACGACGCATTGTCGAAACCCGAACGGAACATCCCCTGAACACGACCCGAGCATTAGCGGCACTGGTCGCCGAGGTTGTTCCAAAAAGTGCCGACACAATGCGTATCAATCCGGCAACGCGCGTTTTCCAGGCGCTGCGCATCGAGGTGAACGGCGAGCTTGACGCACTGCGGGAGGGGCTCGCGGCAGTTGTTCCGTTGTTGCATTCAGGCGGGCGTTTGGCGGTCATCAGTTTCCATTCTCTCGAAGATCGGATCGTGAAACACTTTATGCGTAATCAGGCGCTTAGCTGCGAGTGTCCACCGCGGTTGCCGGTGTGTTCATGCACTCGCCAGGCAACGCTGAAAATACTGACCCGCAAAGGGGTCAGAGCCGCAGCCGTGGAGGTTGCGAATAATCCTCGTTCACGGAGCGCGATGCTGCGCGTGGCGGCAAAAATTTGA
- the ftsL gene encoding cell division protein FtsL, which translates to MADILIPKINGFELKRPALAPLLVFALILLTLSLFFVWSRLHVTNLEYAISSLESELRGLEKEQSRLRLETASLRSPERIERLARMEFNLLIPVAEQVVTVE; encoded by the coding sequence ATGGCTGATATTCTTATTCCGAAAATAAATGGTTTTGAACTGAAGCGGCCAGCCCTTGCCCCGCTCCTCGTTTTTGCGCTCATCCTGCTGACCCTGTCCCTGTTTTTTGTCTGGTCGCGACTGCATGTTACAAATCTTGAATATGCCATCTCCAGTCTTGAAAGTGAACTGCGCGGGCTGGAGAAGGAACAGAGCCGTTTGCGCCTTGAAACGGCCAGTCTGAGAAGCCCGGAACGCATCGAACGTTTGGCGCGAATGGAATTTAATCTGTTGATACCGGTGGCGGAGCAGGTCGTAACTGTGGAGTAA
- a CDS encoding transpeptidase family protein, which yields MDQEKREKWIRVRIRGIGWVFALFFVLVLVQAFQLQIVQGEELRARSEKQYQKTIPLTPQRGTIYDRNGEALAVSLEMDSIYADPDQAAGEASTNLLHKLAELLDLPRKTLAARLNEKRDFVWLKRQVVPDVAARVKELSLPGVRTIQEHGRYYPNASLGGQVIGFTGLDPRGLEGLELKYDTLLLGRGGYLVTERDALGRGLSNDPLVKPGRGGHDLFLTLDKNIQYIVEKELKGGVEAARAKSGTAVVVEPKTGQILAMATWPTYNPNAFRQYHPSAWRNRAICDNFEPGSTVKTFLIAAALDEGVIQPEDEIYCEKGSYRVSGKLIQDHHSHEKLNPADILKYSSNIGAAKIGKMLERESYYRYLRRFGFGEKTGIDLPGEVDGLLRPAKDWFEMDLAAISFGQGISVTPLQLTMAIAAIVNDGRLMVPYLVDRSVSADGEFVDRHYPHYVRQVVSTANARLVRDMLERTTGRGGTATLAAVPGYRVGGKTGTAQKVDPVVGGYSADKRIGSFVGFIPADNPQLVITVLIDEPQDTTYGGLVAAPVFAGIAGQAMNYLKIPPTEPVARRSFESLAETVPGEPPVNKNILMNATAGASGMQRMPDFAGLSYRQVLRKMKQANINVKFVGSGRVVAQQPQPGELITYQDRVQVTLSAPDSLVF from the coding sequence ATGGACCAGGAAAAGCGCGAGAAATGGATCAGGGTACGAATTCGCGGCATTGGCTGGGTTTTTGCGCTTTTCTTTGTGTTGGTTCTGGTCCAGGCATTCCAACTGCAGATTGTCCAGGGGGAAGAACTTCGGGCACGATCTGAAAAACAATATCAAAAAACCATTCCACTGACCCCGCAGCGGGGAACGATTTATGATCGTAATGGAGAAGCGCTGGCAGTCAGCCTTGAAATGGATTCGATTTACGCCGACCCGGATCAGGCAGCAGGTGAGGCGAGCACCAACTTACTGCATAAACTGGCCGAACTGCTTGATCTTCCACGCAAGACCCTTGCCGCTCGTCTGAACGAAAAACGTGATTTTGTCTGGTTGAAGCGTCAGGTCGTTCCCGATGTTGCTGCGCGGGTCAAAGAGCTGTCTTTGCCTGGAGTCAGGACGATCCAGGAGCACGGGCGCTACTATCCAAATGCTTCGCTCGGTGGGCAGGTGATCGGCTTTACCGGTCTTGACCCACGGGGGCTGGAGGGGCTGGAGCTTAAATATGACACGTTGTTGCTCGGTCGCGGCGGTTATCTGGTGACCGAGCGTGATGCCCTGGGGCGTGGCCTGAGCAACGATCCGCTGGTTAAGCCGGGACGTGGCGGACACGACCTGTTTTTGACGCTCGACAAAAATATTCAGTACATTGTTGAAAAGGAGTTAAAAGGAGGCGTTGAGGCGGCGCGCGCAAAAAGCGGGACGGCGGTGGTTGTCGAACCGAAGACCGGTCAGATTTTGGCAATGGCGACCTGGCCAACCTACAACCCGAATGCTTTCCGCCAATATCATCCTTCCGCATGGCGCAATCGTGCGATCTGCGACAACTTTGAGCCCGGTTCGACGGTCAAAACTTTTCTGATTGCAGCAGCGCTCGATGAAGGGGTCATTCAACCCGAAGATGAGATCTATTGTGAGAAAGGCTCCTATCGCGTTTCCGGGAAGTTGATACAGGATCACCATTCCCACGAAAAGCTGAATCCTGCCGACATTCTAAAGTACAGTTCAAATATCGGTGCGGCAAAAATCGGTAAAATGCTCGAACGTGAGTCTTATTATCGCTATCTGCGGCGGTTCGGTTTTGGCGAAAAAACCGGTATTGATCTCCCTGGGGAGGTTGATGGCTTGTTGCGCCCTGCAAAAGACTGGTTCGAGATGGATCTGGCTGCAATTTCTTTCGGTCAGGGGATCAGTGTCACCCCGCTGCAATTGACGATGGCGATCGCTGCTATCGTCAACGACGGGCGGCTGATGGTCCCCTATCTGGTTGATCGCTCTGTCTCTGCAGATGGTGAGTTCGTTGATCGGCATTATCCCCATTATGTCCGGCAGGTGGTTTCGACCGCCAATGCGCGATTGGTGCGCGACATGCTGGAGCGCACCACCGGGCGCGGCGGCACGGCTACGCTCGCGGCGGTTCCTGGTTACCGGGTGGGGGGGAAAACCGGGACAGCACAAAAGGTTGATCCGGTTGTCGGTGGCTATTCAGCCGATAAGCGGATCGGCTCGTTTGTCGGTTTTATTCCGGCGGATAACCCGCAACTGGTCATTACGGTGCTGATTGATGAACCGCAAGACACCACCTACGGGGGGCTGGTCGCGGCTCCGGTTTTTGCCGGCATTGCCGGACAGGCGATGAATTATCTCAAAATTCCACCGACCGAACCGGTTGCCCGGCGCTCATTCGAATCGCTGGCTGAAACAGTTCCGGGTGAACCACCGGTGAACAAGAATATCCTGATGAACGCGACGGCTGGCGCGAGCGGGATGCAGCGCATGCCGGATTTCGCTGGCCTGAGCTATCGCCAGGTATTGCGCAAGATGAAACAGGCGAATATCAATGTCAAATTTGTCGGCAGCGGGCGGGTGGTGGCGCAGCAACCGCAGCCCGGCGAGTTGATTACCTATCAGGACCGGGTTCAGGTGACGTTGTCCGCTCCTGACAGCCTGGTGTTTTAA
- a CDS encoding UDP-N-acetylmuramoyl-L-alanyl-D-glutamate--2,6-diaminopimelate ligase has translation MQLTDLISTLNPLKVYGAPAATVTGICYDSRRVVAGDAFFALPGAHTDGRHFIAEAIARGAAVIVAEAEIDLPGSVTGIVVENARLAMAHAAAARFNHPTRDVPVIGVTGTNGKTTVTYLLESILRSAGYRPAVLGTVNYRFEQEQRPAPHTTPEAVDLLGTFNDFRTQGADALIIEVSSHALTQHRVSGVEFTVGVFTNLTPEHLDYHQDMEHYFAAKRILFSALLAQSGGRSVVNGEDPFGARLAREIGAFITCGAGGNVRLHDAEISLDGIRGTLRTPTGEAPLSSRLLGDFNRSNIECAAGAAVALGIAAETIATGIRAARQVPGRLERIENTLGAEILVDYAHTGDALEQVLKTLRKLQPRRLLAVFGCGGDRDKMKRPVMGECVARYADLAILTSDNPRSEDPEAILHDVRRGVERVHDHQLTVDEARSGRHQGYLSFVDRRAAIEFAVSLLKPGDLLLIAGKGHEDYQLIGGERRHFDDREEARAALAQREMKRCS, from the coding sequence ATGCAACTGACAGACTTGATATCAACACTCAATCCGCTGAAAGTTTACGGCGCACCTGCCGCAACGGTGACCGGGATTTGCTATGACTCGCGTCGTGTTGTGGCAGGGGATGCTTTCTTTGCTCTGCCGGGGGCCCATACTGACGGGCGTCATTTTATCGCCGAGGCGATTGCGCGCGGCGCCGCAGTGATTGTCGCGGAAGCGGAGATCGATCTCCCCGGTTCCGTGACCGGGATTGTCGTTGAGAATGCCCGTCTGGCGATGGCTCATGCCGCCGCCGCGAGATTTAATCATCCGACCAGGGATGTTCCGGTCATTGGTGTCACCGGAACCAACGGAAAAACAACCGTCACCTACCTGCTCGAATCAATATTGCGTAGTGCCGGGTACCGGCCCGCCGTGCTCGGTACAGTGAACTACCGTTTTGAGCAGGAACAGCGACCGGCCCCGCACACAACCCCGGAAGCGGTCGATCTGCTCGGCACCTTCAACGATTTTCGGACACAGGGGGCTGACGCGCTGATTATCGAGGTTTCGTCACATGCCTTGACGCAACATCGGGTTTCCGGGGTTGAGTTCACGGTTGGCGTATTCACCAATCTGACCCCGGAACATCTTGATTACCACCAGGATATGGAACATTACTTCGCCGCGAAGCGGATTCTTTTCAGTGCGTTATTAGCGCAATCGGGTGGGCGATCGGTGGTCAATGGTGAAGATCCGTTTGGAGCGCGTCTGGCGAGAGAAATCGGGGCGTTTATAACGTGCGGAGCGGGCGGAAATGTTCGTTTGCATGACGCCGAAATTTCTCTCGATGGAATCCGTGGCACACTGCGCACCCCGACCGGGGAGGCCCCGCTGAGCAGTCGCTTATTGGGTGACTTCAATCGCAGCAATATCGAATGTGCCGCTGGAGCAGCGGTTGCACTGGGGATTGCTGCCGAAACGATTGCGACCGGGATTCGCGCCGCGCGGCAGGTGCCGGGACGCCTGGAGCGGATCGAAAATACTCTTGGTGCCGAAATTCTCGTCGACTATGCCCATACCGGTGACGCCCTGGAGCAGGTATTAAAGACGCTGCGCAAGCTGCAACCACGCCGACTGTTGGCGGTTTTCGGTTGTGGTGGTGACCGGGACAAGATGAAACGACCGGTGATGGGGGAATGTGTTGCGCGCTACGCCGATCTGGCAATCCTGACCTCGGACAACCCGCGCAGCGAAGATCCTGAGGCGATTCTGCACGATGTCCGTCGTGGTGTCGAACGGGTACACGATCATCAGTTGACGGTCGATGAAGCACGTTCCGGACGCCATCAGGGGTATCTGTCTTTTGTTGATCGGCGCGCAGCAATTGAGTTCGCCGTTTCACTCCTGAAGCCTGGAGATCTGCTGCTGATCGCGGGGAAGGGGCATGAGGATTATCAACTGATCGGTGGCGAACGCCGCCATTTTGATGATCGCGAGGAAGCACGCGCCGCATTGGCGCAGCGGGAGATGAAAAGATGCAGTTGA
- a CDS encoding UDP-N-acetylmuramoyl-tripeptide--D-alanyl-D-alanine ligase yields MQLNLAQIARWLGVDVPPHRAVVPISGISTDSRTIRPGELFVPLRGARFDGHHYLPLAVANGAAACLSAEPFKADIPVIVVADTLVALGDIASGWRHFFKLPVVAITGSCGKTTTKEMLAEILTGTGPGLKTAGNYNNLIGLPLTLLRLTARDQWAVVELGMNRRGEISRLTDIAAPDFGVITNIGPGHLEGLGDLEGVARAKGELFVRLLPGSVAVVNADDERIVSLPVANGVEKISFGLTASATVRATELVADETGYRFLLQMGGRQWPVTLQVAGRHNVHNALAAAAVADQLHVSVEQIVAGLERFRPAAGRMAWTVCAPGWSLLEDYYNANPLSMSAALSTLAEAGGRRIAVLGDMLELGSESSFMHHEIGAYAAACVDQLIVLGAFAEDIVGGAMSAGLDASKIICVTDHREAFEQLCPLLRRGDRVLIKGSRGMQMEKIAELLRGYTPVEGA; encoded by the coding sequence ATGCAGTTGAATCTCGCCCAGATTGCCCGCTGGCTCGGGGTTGATGTGCCTCCTCACCGCGCTGTTGTGCCGATCAGCGGCATCAGTACCGACAGCCGCACGATACGACCGGGCGAACTCTTTGTGCCGTTGCGCGGTGCGCGCTTCGACGGGCATCATTACCTGCCGCTGGCGGTGGCCAACGGAGCGGCTGCCTGCCTCTCGGCGGAGCCGTTCAAGGCGGATATTCCGGTGATCGTGGTTGCTGACACCCTGGTTGCGCTGGGCGATATCGCTTCGGGCTGGCGGCATTTTTTCAAATTGCCGGTGGTTGCCATTACCGGATCGTGCGGCAAAACCACGACCAAGGAAATGCTGGCCGAGATTTTAACGGGAACCGGTCCGGGGCTGAAAACGGCCGGTAATTATAACAATCTGATTGGTCTCCCCCTGACCCTGTTGCGACTGACGGCCAGGGACCAGTGGGCCGTCGTCGAGTTAGGGATGAATCGACGGGGGGAAATTTCACGGTTGACCGACATTGCAGCTCCTGATTTCGGTGTCATTACCAATATCGGCCCCGGACATCTTGAAGGGCTGGGCGATCTTGAGGGGGTGGCGCGTGCCAAAGGCGAACTGTTTGTGCGTCTTTTGCCGGGGAGCGTGGCGGTGGTCAATGCCGATGACGAACGCATTGTCAGTTTACCGGTGGCCAATGGCGTTGAAAAAATATCATTCGGGCTCACGGCGTCCGCCACAGTCCGGGCAACGGAACTCGTCGCGGATGAAACGGGGTATCGTTTTCTGCTCCAGATGGGGGGCAGGCAATGGCCGGTCACCCTGCAAGTTGCCGGGCGGCACAACGTCCACAACGCCCTGGCCGCTGCCGCGGTGGCTGATCAGCTGCATGTTTCCGTGGAGCAGATTGTCGCTGGACTGGAACGGTTTCGTCCCGCTGCCGGGCGCATGGCGTGGACAGTGTGTGCCCCCGGTTGGTCATTGCTTGAAGATTATTACAATGCCAACCCGTTGTCGATGAGCGCCGCATTGTCAACGCTGGCAGAAGCTGGTGGACGACGCATAGCCGTTCTTGGCGATATGCTCGAATTGGGGAGTGAATCAAGTTTTATGCATCACGAAATTGGTGCATACGCCGCTGCATGCGTCGATCAATTAATTGTCCTTGGGGCTTTTGCCGAAGATATCGTCGGCGGGGCGATGTCCGCTGGATTGGATGCATCAAAAATCATCTGTGTGACCGATCACCGTGAGGCGTTTGAGCAATTGTGCCCATTGCTTCGGCGTGGTGATCGGGTGCTGATCAAAGGTTCCCGCGGGATGCAGATGGAAAAGATTGCCGAACTGTTGCGTGGCTATACGCCGGTGGAAGGAGCCTGA
- the mraY gene encoding phospho-N-acetylmuramoyl-pentapeptide-transferase, whose translation MLYHLLYPLHEQFSVLYVFRYITFRAIYATITALSISFILGPWLIRKLAEMQIGQNIRRVGPESHFKKEGTPTMGGTLILFAIVLPTLLWADLTNIYVWLTLLVIVGFGAVGFVDDYLKVKKKNSDGMSARSKIFWLLVIAAGAGTILYLYPPFQTTLVFPFLKGVRPDLGVWYIPFAVLVIVGAGNAVNLTDGLDGLAIGPVIIAAGTYLLFAYLAGNANLSTYLQISSVQGAGELAVLCGAMIGAGLGFLWFNSYPAQVFMGDVGSLALGGGLGIIAVITKQEMVLVIVGGIFVVEALSVIVQVASFRLLGTRIFRMAPIHHHFELKGWAEPKIIVRFWIISIILALIGLSTLKLR comes from the coding sequence ATGCTCTATCATCTACTTTACCCGTTACACGAACAGTTTTCGGTACTGTATGTTTTTCGTTACATTACGTTTCGGGCCATCTACGCGACGATTACCGCTCTGTCGATCTCCTTTATCCTCGGCCCCTGGTTGATCCGTAAACTGGCGGAGATGCAGATTGGTCAAAATATTCGTCGCGTGGGTCCCGAATCGCATTTCAAAAAGGAAGGCACCCCGACCATGGGCGGGACGCTGATCCTCTTTGCCATTGTGTTGCCGACGTTGCTGTGGGCCGATCTGACCAATATCTATGTCTGGTTAACCTTGCTGGTGATCGTCGGTTTTGGCGCGGTGGGGTTTGTAGACGATTATCTCAAGGTCAAGAAGAAGAACAGCGACGGCATGTCGGCGCGGAGCAAAATTTTCTGGTTGCTGGTGATTGCTGCCGGGGCTGGGACGATCCTTTACCTGTATCCGCCGTTTCAAACAACGCTGGTGTTTCCGTTTCTTAAGGGTGTCCGTCCCGATCTGGGGGTCTGGTATATTCCTTTTGCCGTACTGGTCATCGTCGGTGCTGGCAATGCGGTCAACCTGACTGACGGGCTTGACGGATTGGCGATCGGACCGGTGATTATTGCCGCCGGAACCTATCTGCTCTTCGCCTATCTGGCGGGGAATGCCAACCTCTCGACCTATTTGCAGATCAGCAGTGTTCAGGGAGCGGGCGAACTGGCGGTTCTGTGTGGCGCCATGATCGGCGCGGGGCTCGGTTTTTTGTGGTTTAACAGCTATCCGGCGCAAGTTTTTATGGGTGATGTTGGCAGTTTGGCTCTGGGCGGCGGGCTGGGAATCATCGCGGTCATCACCAAACAGGAAATGGTGCTGGTGATCGTCGGTGGAATTTTTGTTGTCGAAGCGTTATCGGTGATTGTTCAGGTCGCCAGCTTCCGCTTGCTGGGAACACGCATTTTTCGTATGGCACCGATCCACCATCACTTTGAACTCAAGGGCTGGGCGGAACCGAAGATTATTGTTCGATTCTGGATCATCAGCATTATTCTGGCGTTGATCGGTCTGTCGACGCTCAAACTGCGTTAA
- the murD gene encoding UDP-N-acetylmuramoyl-L-alanine--D-glutamate ligase, whose product MGVNYQNQQVVVVGAGKTGLALSDYFLRQGAQVILSDRRPCEQIDAAKELIANGVILDCGGHDRELFCHADLVVVSPGVPLDLPAIVAAKEAGVRVVGEVEIAYREISAELLIGITGTNGKSTTTSLLGAIFADCGKQTFTGGNLGTPLITAMSDRWDVLTVELSSFQLEAIETFRPHYALLLNLSEDHLDRYPAFAAYVSAKARLFENLHADDVVIYNADDSAVVALLAEVRASKCPFSGSGVPAAEICIGRDQEMIVWRNGSHEEHFPLRELRLRGAHNVENVMAAMLPPLLEGCPPQQVWATVREFGGLAHRMEYVRELDGVCWYNDSKGTNVGSVVKSLAGLEYPVTLIAGGKDKGGDYGPLLAPLRDGVAHLILIGAATRRMTAELGAVTHTIAAADLDEAVRLARVLTPVGGTVLLSPGCSSFDMFSGYEERGERFKAAVNALDEQTAGV is encoded by the coding sequence ATGGGAGTGAACTATCAAAATCAGCAGGTGGTCGTGGTTGGCGCAGGTAAAACCGGTCTTGCGCTGAGCGACTATTTTTTGCGTCAGGGAGCACAGGTGATTCTGTCTGATCGTCGGCCGTGCGAACAAATCGACGCCGCCAAGGAACTGATCGCTAACGGAGTGATTCTCGATTGCGGCGGACATGACAGGGAGCTCTTTTGTCATGCTGATCTGGTTGTCGTCAGTCCCGGAGTTCCCCTTGATCTGCCCGCGATCGTCGCCGCCAAAGAGGCGGGGGTGAGGGTGGTTGGTGAAGTTGAAATTGCCTACCGCGAAATTTCTGCGGAACTGCTGATCGGAATAACCGGCACCAATGGAAAATCGACCACGACCTCATTGCTGGGGGCAATTTTTGCCGACTGCGGGAAACAGACCTTCACCGGGGGGAACCTCGGCACCCCGCTGATTACGGCAATGAGTGACAGGTGGGATGTCCTGACGGTTGAGTTGTCGTCATTTCAGTTAGAAGCGATAGAAACGTTTCGCCCGCACTACGCGCTGCTGTTGAACTTGAGCGAAGATCACCTCGACCGCTATCCCGCTTTTGCCGCTTATGTTTCGGCAAAAGCGCGACTGTTTGAAAATCTGCACGCTGACGATGTCGTTATCTATAACGCAGATGATTCCGCAGTGGTCGCCCTGCTTGCCGAAGTCAGGGCATCAAAGTGTCCTTTTTCCGGCAGCGGTGTCCCTGCGGCGGAGATATGCATAGGTCGTGATCAAGAGATGATCGTCTGGCGCAACGGTTCGCATGAAGAACATTTTCCGCTGCGCGAACTCAGGTTGCGCGGGGCGCACAATGTTGAGAATGTGATGGCAGCGATGCTGCCGCCACTGCTGGAAGGCTGTCCACCGCAACAGGTCTGGGCGACGGTGCGGGAATTTGGCGGCCTGGCGCATCGCATGGAGTATGTTCGTGAGCTGGACGGTGTGTGCTGGTATAACGATTCAAAGGGGACGAACGTCGGTAGTGTCGTCAAAAGCCTTGCCGGGCTGGAGTATCCGGTGACGTTGATCGCCGGTGGAAAAGATAAAGGGGGCGATTACGGACCACTGCTTGCGCCGTTGCGTGATGGCGTTGCCCATCTGATTCTGATCGGCGCGGCGACCCGGCGCATGACGGCGGAGCTGGGCGCGGTGACACATACGATTGCTGCGGCGGACCTTGACGAAGCGGTACGCCTGGCCCGCGTATTGACCCCGGTCGGCGGTACAGTGCTGCTGTCCCCCGGCTGTTCGAGTTTCGATATGTTCAGTGGTTATGAAGAACGCGGTGAACGTTTCAAGGCGGCAGTCAATGCTCTTGACGAGCAAACGGCGGGGGTGTGA
- the ftsW gene encoding putative lipid II flippase FtsW produces the protein MELHNRYDTTILLLAVALTCFGIVMVFSASSIMAQRHYGDGFFFLKRQGVFAVIGFMAMAIGMHINLDLVRKLSVPLLLFCLLLLIAVVIPGVGKNIGGATRWLRIGGINIQPAELTKIALVIYMAHSLAKKQDKVKTLALGFIPYMVVLSFILLLLLLQPDLGSALTLGAVAMIMLLAAGTRLTYLFSAAILTLPFFYFMIMNVDYRRRRILAFLNPWDDPTGSGFQIIQSWIAFGSGGLVGKGLGEGKQKLFYLPEAHTDFIFSVVGEELGFIGVGVVMTLFMVFVYRGIHTAVCVDNDFLRFLAFGLTLLIGLAAFVNIAVVMGMVPTKGMALPFISYGGTSLVTSLFAVGLLLNISRQLPGEAR, from the coding sequence ATGGAACTGCACAACCGTTACGATACGACAATCTTGTTGCTGGCGGTGGCGTTGACTTGTTTTGGTATCGTGATGGTTTTTTCCGCATCGTCCATTATGGCACAACGGCATTACGGGGACGGTTTTTTCTTTCTCAAGCGGCAAGGGGTTTTTGCGGTGATCGGCTTCATGGCCATGGCCATCGGTATGCATATTAATCTGGACCTGGTTCGCAAACTGTCCGTGCCGTTATTGCTTTTTTGTTTGCTGCTGCTGATCGCGGTGGTGATCCCGGGGGTCGGCAAGAATATCGGCGGCGCAACGCGCTGGCTGCGGATCGGCGGAATAAATATCCAGCCCGCCGAACTGACCAAGATTGCACTGGTGATCTACATGGCGCACTCTCTGGCGAAGAAACAGGATAAGGTCAAAACTCTGGCGCTGGGCTTCATTCCCTATATGGTCGTGTTGTCATTCATTTTATTACTGCTCCTTTTGCAGCCCGACCTCGGCAGCGCCCTGACTCTCGGTGCGGTGGCGATGATCATGCTGCTGGCGGCCGGAACGCGTTTGACCTACCTTTTTTCGGCGGCCATTTTAACGTTACCGTTCTTCTATTTCATGATAATGAACGTCGATTATCGTCGTCGCCGGATCCTCGCGTTCCTTAATCCCTGGGATGATCCGACCGGCAGTGGTTTTCAGATTATCCAAAGCTGGATTGCCTTCGGCAGTGGCGGACTGGTTGGCAAGGGGCTTGGTGAAGGGAAGCAAAAACTCTTCTACTTGCCCGAAGCGCACACCGATTTTATCTTTTCGGTGGTCGGCGAAGAGCTTGGCTTTATCGGTGTTGGCGTGGTGATGACCCTCTTCATGGTTTTCGTTTATCGCGGCATCCATACGGCAGTCTGCGTTGACAACGATTTTTTACGTTTTCTGGCTTTTGGTCTGACGCTGCTCATCGGTCTTGCCGCATTTGTCAATATTGCCGTGGTGATGGGCATGGTTCCGACCAAAGGCATGGCCCTCCCATTTATTTCTTATGGGGGGACAAGTCTGGTCACGAGCCTGTTTGCGGTCGGATTGCTGTTGAACATTTCCCGCCAGCTGCCGGGAGAAGCGCGATGA